The window GCCGCATTAATTTCCTGGCTCCTAATTTTACGAACTTGGCGCCGAGCTCTCTCCCAACATTTGAAGGATTAGACCCTTCCCGTGAAGCAGATATCGTCTTCTTTCCGGACGGCGAGGATGCGAATCCTTTTAGCACCACCTTCTTCCCTTTAAGCTGTGCATATGCGGCAATAGGCGTGTGGCAATCACCGGTAACTTTTTTAAGGAACGCTCGCTCCGCAAGGGCCGCGGACTCAGTGGCCGCATCGTTAAGACTCGATCTAATATAATAGATCAGGTCCTTGTCGGCGGTCCTTGTTTCAACGGATATTATCCCCTGACCGATGGCCGGAATGAAGTGCGTAAGCGCATGAGTGCGTAAGCGCGTGAGTTTGCGTGTAAGGTCGAGTCTTTTCACGCCAGCGTTGGCGAGGATGGTGGCTTCACACTCGCCTGATAAAAGTTTCTCAAGCCTCGTCGCTACATTTCCTCGGAGAGGGATGACCCTCAGATCGGGCCTAACAGATAATACCTGCGCCTTTCTTCTGGGCGAGCTCGTCCCAAAGACCGCACCTTTCGGAAGAGATGAGATGTTCTTATATTTTTTGGATATAAAAAGATCGCTTGGGTCCTCGCGCTTAAGATAGGCAACGAGCGAAAGTCCTTTGGGCAGGATAGCCGGCATATCTTTAAGGCTGTGAACGGCCATGTCTATTCTGCCGGAAGCAAGCGCCTCTTCCATCTCTTTAACAAAGAGACCTTTGCCTGCATAATCGTGATTCGTAACTCGTGAGTCGTGAGTCGTAGAAAGACTTCCGGAGAATTTATCCCCGCTGGTCTTAATGATGATAACCTTTGTATTTAATGACGGGAATTTCCTGCGAATTAGACGAAGAACTTCGTTCGTCTGCCACATGGCCAGAGGGGAACCGCGGGTCCCTATCTTAATTTGTCGGTAAGACATTTCCAATTCGTTCTACCACTCCGGCAATTAGTTTTACAAGCTTTGTCTGGACATCCTCCACATTTTTAAGGACCTCTGCGTGGCTCATGTTGCCGGGATGTAGATCCGCCGCAGGGTTAGCTATAATAGAGAAACCTAAGATCTGCATCTTGTGATAGGAGGCAACAATAACCTCCGGAACGGTCGACATCCCCACAGAATCCGCCCCCCACTGGCGAAAGGCCCTAACTTCCGCCTTTGTCTCGTATGAAGGCCCTGCGGTCGCGATATATACCCCTGTCCTTAGCGGAATTTCAAGCGCTTTTGCAACCTCGGTCGCCGTCTGTTGAAGATTTTTTGAGTAGACGTTCGTCATATCGGGGAACTGATTCTTTGGGTTCACGGCTCCGACGCCGCGCAGAGGATTCACTCCCATGAAATTTATATGATCGGTCATCATCATTATGTCGCCGGGCATGAACGCGGCGTTGATACCTCCCGCCGCATTGGTGACTATGAGAGTCTTACACCCCATGATGTGAAGCGCATGAGTGGACAGGGTGATGTCCCTTACATCGTGCCCTTCATAATAATGGGCCCGCCCCTGCATCACGGCCAGAGGAAAGCCCTTCCACGCACCGAAGATTATCCTTCCAACATGGCCTTCTACCGTTGAACGGGGAAAGTTGGGAATTTCGTTATAAGCGAGGTTCGTTTCCACCTCTATTTCATCTATCAAAGATGTAAGTCCGCTCCCTAAGATCACAAGTATCTGCGGGGCGACCCTGGTCTTTGCCTTGATGAACTCTACCGTCTCTTTCAGCCGGTCTTGGTATGATGGATCCATTTGTGTCTCCTAGGTTCTTCCCGTCTAACAAACCCCCCCAAAATTGCAATGAATTTAAAGGTTTTTGGGGGTCTAAAATATTTTTTAAAAGTAAGCAACTTCAGGGTACCGGCCAACCGATAATATATATAGAAGGCTCGTTAAAGAGCTGACTAAACCCCCTTTTCAAGGGCCGGTAGCAATGGTGCTAACCGGCCCTATTTATTTGGGGGGTCCGCAAAAATCTGACCGATTTTTTAATAGTTGACAATTCTCAAGCATTTCGCTAACTTATAACATACATGGCAACAGATAACGAACTTTCGTTCCCGATAAATCAGGCCCTTTTAGATGATG of the Deltaproteobacteria bacterium CG11_big_fil_rev_8_21_14_0_20_49_13 genome contains:
- a CDS encoding hydroxymethylbilane synthase, with protein sequence MSYRQIKIGTRGSPLAMWQTNEVLRLIRRKFPSLNTKVIIIKTSGDKFSGSLSTTHDSRVTNHDYAGKGLFVKEMEEALASGRIDMAVHSLKDMPAILPKGLSLVAYLKREDPSDLFISKKYKNISSLPKGAVFGTSSPRRKAQVLSVRPDLRVIPLRGNVATRLEKLLSGECEATILANAGVKRLDLTRKLTRLRTHALTHFIPAIGQGIISVETRTADKDLIYYIRSSLNDAATESAALAERAFLKKVTGDCHTPIAAYAQLKGKKVVLKGFASSPSGKKTISASREGSNPSNVGRELGAKFVKLGARKLMRPLVLFTGLRCDRKKFQGSDVVHLPLIKILPPSDNYRSLDSAIKRLNEYDWLVFTSQTAVERFFERITHGSWRKAPKIAAVGPTTAEKVRSYGRRVDLMPGLDFNSAELARKLLIFKVQGLKILFPRAKEGKDALVKELSRMGAHVDLVEAYRTVPNKINVKKWKALFKKRPPDEVVIQSESAGNVFKKYFHCCPKSHFKTYGP
- a CDS encoding purine-nucleoside phosphorylase, with the protein product MDPSYQDRLKETVEFIKAKTRVAPQILVILGSGLTSLIDEIEVETNLAYNEIPNFPRSTVEGHVGRIIFGAWKGFPLAVMQGRAHYYEGHDVRDITLSTHALHIMGCKTLIVTNAAGGINAAFMPGDIMMMTDHINFMGVNPLRGVGAVNPKNQFPDMTNVYSKNLQQTATEVAKALEIPLRTGVYIATAGPSYETKAEVRAFRQWGADSVGMSTVPEVIVASYHKMQILGFSIIANPAADLHPGNMSHAEVLKNVEDVQTKLVKLIAGVVERIGNVLPTN